Genomic DNA from Podospora pseudoanserina strain CBS 124.78 chromosome 4, whole genome shotgun sequence:
GTAATAGCTGTCTACCAACCTCTCTCAGAGTTACTATTCTCGCTTTCCGAGACCATCCTTACATCGATTCAGAAGAACACTTATCAGCCTTATCAGCACGATGGGCGCAAATTACCGAACCCTGCGACTGCTGACATCGCCAAACGTTTGCTAACAAAAGAGAGAGTCCCAGTTTTCTGACGACCCGCTCCGGCGAGGTGACGCTCCAGCCAAAATGTTCCCTGCCAAACGCCAAGCTTCTGCGCCATCGCCAGAGCCAGCCTTCCCTTGTATCGCCATGGTCTCGCCTGTCATGTCAGCAACATGATACGAAGGCAGCAACCCCAGGGAGATCAAACCGTGCCCCTTTGATGCTCTCTTGCCAGAGGGTTGATAGCCATAGCTATCCCTCTTCTTTGGCACTTATGACTGTCTTACTTCTTCGCTTCCAGGAACCTCGATATCATCCATTCGTGTACGCCAAACAGACCCGGAGAGGCGATTCATACTGCCTGTCGGGCACATTACTCGACATCTAAGACCTTTTGGCACCACCAATGACAATGGAACCAACGGGAAAAACTGCCGAGGTCTTTGGGTCCGCCCCATTGCTGGACGAAGGGAAGGGTAGCATGTCCCAGCCAGGAGACAACAAACCGGACTACACCACAGCCACGACCACATATCGAAAATACATTTGGAAGAATGCCTACAAGTTCATCcgcttcctcatcatcttcggcTTTGTCGGTATCATACTCGCCATCCCGGTGATTGTAATTGGCAACAaagacatcatcaagaaggaagaTGCCCTTGACGACGAACAGTTCTTCGCGCAGAGGTCTGAAAAGACAGTTTACTACATCTTCGTGTGGCTTCTGGTCACTTGGGTCTGCTTCGCCATTACGTATATCTTTGCGAGTGCCTTGCCGTACATCTTCAGGCTGGTGGCACGTTATGTGAACCCGGCACATATGCGCTATTGGCGCATCATCAAGACATTGCGACGCCCTATCTGCATCTTTGTCACTATCTGCTGCTCCTATATTGCGTACATTATTGTAGGCCAAATCCCAGTCATACCAAAGTTTGATCTCACTGACACATGACAGACTGTTTGGGTAGATCgtcttgagcttgccatGATCTACGATCTTCCCGAAGGCGATGTCGGCTGGGTTGACCTAATCGACGACTTCCTGGAGCAGGGCACCCTCTGGGCTGGCTTCTACTTTGTCTGGAAGATCGTCATGCTCTACATCACCATCCACTTCCACAGCCGCTCGGACCACACCAAGATCGCCCACTCCAAGGATATGCACAACGCTCTCATGGCGCTCTACGAAGCCTCGATATACCTCTACCCCGTTGGCACCCCCGAGTTCACCGAGGAGGACATGATGATCAGCAACGCTACCATGGCTGGACACGGCGAGCACCGCATTCGTGCCACTCGTTATCTTGCCCGACTTGGGGTGGACTCGTATGGcatcacctccttcttcggcaACTTCCTCTCGAGCGATCCAAAGTCCCACTGGCTCCGTCCTTCCTCGAGCTACGCCACTGTCGAGCGCGCTATTGCGAACCCAAAGTCTGCTGCCGCCTTGGCACGTCGCATCTGGATGTCCATGGTTTCTGTGGGCAAGACGACCCTCACCGCCGAGGACATCGCCGAGGTTCTCGGCCCCTTCCGCAAGGAAGAAGCCGAAAGATACTTCAAGGTCCTCGACGAAGCCGAAATTGGCGACCTCAAACTGGAAGAAATGGAGTGGACCGTCGCCGAAGCCGGCCGCATCCGCCAAAACATCTACAAGAGCATGCACAACGCAGACCACTGCATCAACACCTTCGACTGGGTCATgctcgccgccctcgccgccataATGGTCtacttcatcctcatcttctggGTCCCCTCCCTGAAATCAATCCAAGAAACCGTCAAAttcctcggcttcggcctCACCTTCGCCGTCGGCCGAACCATCCACCATTTCCTCGCAGGctgcatcttcatcctcttcgacCACCCCTACGACATAGGCGACAGAGTCGAGCTCTGGTCCGGCCAGCAAAAACAATCTGTCTCCTTGATCGTCGTTAGAACCTCACTCCTCTACACAGTCTTCAAACGCGTCGACAACTGG
This window encodes:
- a CDS encoding hypothetical protein (EggNog:ENOG503PBWZ; COG:M), whose product is MTMEPTGKTAEVFGSAPLLDEGKGSMSQPGDNKPDYTTATTTYRKYIWKNAYKFIRFLIIFGFVGIILAIPVIVIGNKDIIKKEDALDDEQFFAQRSEKTVYYIFVWLLVTWVCFAITYIFASALPYIFRLVARYVNPAHMRYWRIIKTLRRPICIFVTICCSYIAYIITVWVDRLELAMIYDLPEGDVGWVDLIDDFLEQGTLWAGFYFVWKIVMLYITIHFHSRSDHTKIAHSKDMHNALMALYEASIYLYPVGTPEFTEEDMMISNATMAGHGEHRIRATRYLARLGVDSYGITSFFGNFLSSDPKSHWLRPSSSYATVERAIANPKSAAALARRIWMSMVSVGKTTLTAEDIAEVLGPFRKEEAERYFKVLDEAEIGDLKLEEMEWTVAEAGRIRQNIYKSMHNADHCINTFDWVMLAALAAIMVYFILIFWVPSLKSIQETVKFLGFGLTFAVGRTIHHFLAGCIFILFDHPYDIGDRVELWSGQQKQSVSLIVVRTSLLYTVFKRVDNWMELQAGNEWLQQCRIENVTRSGSNRQAVSFNIDVKTSFKDLQYLKSELEAFLKHPDNKRDYLPNIALAIVGLGEMNMLEMRCIVTHRSNWSNEPLRAARSMKFMCALVAITRQIPLGRPDQGTIGRDFNPAHYVMMTPEEAKMNVESVKQQAAADRWDFKIGGSSGDEPVIDLRGVSRDGDLSDDEIIRRAMEEAEKKRVETARKEAEELAARQALGKLPPLPRVGPPPRVTGGSPPPKTGMTSGFDPAGTQGSGGLRSVPHYRV